The proteins below come from a single Pseudarthrobacter sp. SSS035 genomic window:
- a CDS encoding helix-turn-helix transcriptional regulator, with translation MYSMTNAAAVPFAGHRAPRTAADSGHVAAVPVADSDERTRDRVLGAVLEHGPISAAELGDMLGFTPAAVRRHLDHLARSGVIEVKRVAKAGAGAGRPARRYVLSSQGQSTLGNDYLDIATLALKQLQAVAGDDAVRAFAVERFADMERRYAPEVEQAGPDITARAQALSTALSRDGFVASAASIEAKAPLPAALSSVQLCQGHCPIQQLAAQFPVFCDVETEVFSRLVGVDVRRLSTLARGGHVCTTHIPTGRLAAGGHQVPQAAPASLDEVTNHQQERP, from the coding sequence GTGTATTCCATGACCAATGCTGCTGCTGTGCCGTTTGCCGGGCACCGGGCGCCGCGTACCGCCGCTGACAGCGGCCACGTGGCCGCTGTGCCGGTGGCGGACTCGGACGAGCGTACACGGGACCGGGTCCTTGGGGCCGTGCTTGAGCACGGCCCCATCAGCGCGGCGGAACTCGGCGACATGCTCGGTTTCACACCCGCCGCGGTCCGGAGGCATCTTGATCACCTGGCCCGCAGTGGGGTTATTGAGGTCAAGCGCGTGGCCAAGGCCGGCGCCGGCGCGGGGCGTCCCGCCCGCCGCTACGTCCTGAGCTCGCAGGGCCAGTCCACGCTTGGCAACGACTACCTCGACATCGCTACCCTAGCGCTCAAGCAGCTCCAGGCGGTGGCGGGCGACGACGCCGTCCGCGCGTTCGCCGTCGAACGTTTTGCCGACATGGAACGCCGGTACGCACCCGAGGTCGAACAGGCCGGACCGGACATCACCGCCAGGGCGCAGGCACTGTCCACAGCGCTGAGCCGGGATGGCTTCGTAGCGTCGGCCGCCTCGATCGAGGCCAAGGCCCCGCTGCCGGCAGCACTGTCCAGCGTCCAGCTGTGCCAGGGGCATTGCCCCATCCAGCAGCTCGCCGCCCAGTTCCCTGTCTTCTGCGACGTGGAGACCGAAGTGTTCTCCCGTCTCGTCGGCGTTGATGTGCGCCGCCTGTCCACGCTGGCGCGCGGCGGACACGTCTGCACCACCCACATACCCACAGGCCGGCTGGCTGCAGGGGGACACCAGGTCCCGCAGGCAGCCCCCGCCAGCCTGGATGAAGTAACCAACCATCAGCAAGAAAGGCCGTGA
- the tkt gene encoding transketolase gives MEEQELSWTSLDQRAVDTIRVLAADAVEKVGNGHPGTAMSLAPAAYLLFQKLMRHDPRNPDWLGRDRFILSPGHTSLTLYIQLFLSGYGLELKDLEALRTWDSLTPGHPEYKHTAGVEITTGPLGQGLASSVGFAYSQRRMRGLFDADAAAGESPFDHTIWVIASDGDLQEGVTSEASSLAGHQELGNLVVVYDENHISIEDDTDISFTEDVVKRYEAYGWHTQRVDWTKTGEYKEDVQELYSALLAAKAETSKPSIISLRTIIGYPAPKKQNTGKIHGSALGAEEVAGLKSVLGFDPAKSFDVDQEVLAHARSVVDRGAAAKKEWEESFNAWQAANPEGSALLQRIEARELPDGLDAALPVFPAGKDVSTRAASGKVLNALGPVMPELWGGSADLAESNNTTIEGSPSFVPASKQTDTWSGNPYGRVLHFGIREHAAASIVNGIALHGRTRAFSGTFLIFSDYQRPAIRLGALMGVPSLYVWTHDSIGLGEDGPTHQPVEQLASLRAIVGLDVVRPGDANEVAVAWKTMLENHENPAGIVLTRQNIPTYARGENAADGDTFGSVSGVAKGGYVLAEASKDGATVPADVILIGTGSEVQLAVQAREALQAEGIAARVVSMPCVEWFNKQDAAYRESVLPAAVKARVSVEAGLALGWREFVGDAGRSISLEHYGASADYKRLFQEFGITAAAVAAAAKDSLAGLQA, from the coding sequence TTGGAAGAGCAAGAACTGTCATGGACCAGCTTGGACCAGCGCGCGGTGGACACCATCCGCGTTCTGGCTGCGGATGCCGTCGAGAAGGTCGGTAATGGCCACCCGGGCACCGCCATGAGCCTGGCGCCCGCCGCCTACCTTCTCTTCCAGAAGCTGATGCGCCACGACCCGCGCAACCCGGACTGGCTGGGACGCGACCGGTTCATTCTGTCTCCCGGCCACACGTCGCTGACCCTTTACATCCAGCTGTTCCTGTCGGGCTACGGCCTGGAACTGAAGGACCTTGAGGCACTCCGGACCTGGGATTCCCTGACGCCGGGCCACCCGGAGTACAAGCACACCGCCGGTGTGGAGATCACCACCGGGCCGCTGGGCCAGGGCCTGGCCTCGTCGGTCGGGTTCGCCTACTCCCAGCGCCGGATGCGCGGCCTGTTCGACGCCGATGCTGCGGCCGGCGAAAGCCCCTTCGACCACACCATCTGGGTTATTGCCTCCGACGGGGACCTGCAGGAAGGCGTGACGTCCGAGGCGTCCTCGCTGGCCGGCCACCAGGAACTGGGCAACCTTGTAGTTGTCTACGATGAGAACCACATCTCCATCGAGGACGACACCGACATCTCCTTCACCGAGGATGTCGTCAAGCGCTACGAAGCCTACGGCTGGCACACCCAGCGCGTCGACTGGACCAAGACCGGCGAATACAAAGAGGACGTGCAGGAGCTTTACTCCGCACTGCTCGCCGCCAAGGCCGAGACGTCCAAGCCCTCCATCATTTCGCTGCGCACGATCATCGGCTACCCGGCGCCCAAGAAGCAGAACACAGGCAAGATCCACGGTTCCGCACTGGGTGCAGAGGAAGTCGCAGGCCTGAAGTCCGTGCTGGGCTTCGACCCCGCCAAGTCCTTCGACGTTGACCAGGAAGTCCTGGCCCACGCCCGCTCCGTCGTGGACCGCGGCGCCGCTGCCAAGAAGGAATGGGAAGAGTCCTTCAACGCCTGGCAGGCCGCCAACCCCGAAGGCTCCGCACTCCTGCAGCGCATCGAGGCCCGCGAACTGCCCGACGGCCTGGATGCCGCGCTTCCGGTCTTCCCGGCCGGCAAGGACGTCTCCACCCGCGCCGCTTCCGGCAAGGTCCTGAACGCACTCGGACCGGTCATGCCGGAACTCTGGGGCGGCTCCGCCGACCTCGCCGAGTCCAACAACACCACCATCGAAGGCTCGCCGTCGTTCGTGCCCGCCTCCAAGCAGACCGACACCTGGTCCGGCAACCCCTACGGCCGGGTCCTGCACTTCGGCATCCGCGAGCACGCCGCCGCATCGATCGTGAACGGCATCGCCCTGCACGGCCGGACCCGCGCGTTCTCCGGCACGTTCCTGATCTTCAGCGACTACCAGCGGCCCGCCATCCGGCTCGGCGCCCTGATGGGTGTTCCGTCCCTGTATGTCTGGACGCACGACTCCATCGGCCTGGGTGAAGACGGCCCCACCCACCAGCCGGTGGAACAGCTCGCTTCCCTGCGCGCCATCGTGGGCCTGGACGTGGTCCGCCCCGGCGACGCCAACGAGGTCGCGGTGGCATGGAAGACCATGCTTGAGAACCACGAGAACCCGGCCGGCATTGTCCTGACCCGCCAGAACATCCCCACCTACGCCCGTGGTGAAAACGCAGCCGACGGCGACACGTTCGGTTCCGTTTCGGGTGTGGCCAAGGGCGGCTACGTCCTGGCTGAAGCATCCAAGGACGGCGCCACCGTGCCCGCCGACGTGATCCTCATCGGTACCGGCTCCGAGGTCCAGCTGGCCGTCCAGGCCCGCGAAGCCCTCCAGGCCGAAGGCATCGCTGCCCGCGTTGTCTCCATGCCGTGCGTGGAGTGGTTCAACAAGCAGGACGCCGCTTACCGCGAGTCCGTGCTCCCCGCTGCCGTCAAGGCCCGGGTCTCCGTCGAGGCCGGGCTGGCCCTGGGCTGGAGGGAATTCGTCGGCGACGCCGGACGTTCCATCTCGCTCGAGCACTATGGCGCTTCCGCCGACTACAAGCGCCTTTTCCAGGAGTTCGGCATCACCGCGGCGGCTGTCGCCGCCGCTGCCAAGGACTCCCTCGCTGGCCTGCAGGCCTGA
- a CDS encoding heme A synthase, with translation MSTASRLPQIAGRLIARLPRTVDASVRRLAVASLVGQTLLVVTGGAVRLTASGLGCPTWPRCTETSLVNTAEMGIHGFIEFGNRLLTFALAAVALAMLVYLWNLRKERRDLFLLALGLLASIPAQAVIGGITVLTNLNPWVVGLHFLVSMALVVIATLLVNRAYGRTGRHAGVQLPALPGVMRPVAAAVGLFSALAVMLGVVVTGSGPHAGDADAPRNGLDWDLFSHIHAVPAYVITAGTLFALVLVIIRRIQGPFRTSVLLLLAVTLLQAVIGFTQYYNGIPALLVGAHMLGAALLMSAATNSADLARSSPVS, from the coding sequence GTGAGCACGGCTTCACGCCTCCCCCAGATCGCCGGCCGCCTTATCGCGAGGCTGCCCCGAACCGTGGACGCCAGCGTCCGCCGCCTCGCGGTGGCCTCCCTGGTTGGCCAGACGCTGCTGGTGGTGACTGGCGGCGCGGTGCGGCTGACCGCATCCGGCCTCGGCTGCCCCACCTGGCCGCGCTGCACCGAGACCTCTTTGGTCAACACTGCCGAAATGGGAATCCACGGCTTCATCGAGTTCGGCAACCGGCTGCTGACGTTCGCGCTTGCAGCGGTTGCGCTGGCCATGCTGGTGTACTTGTGGAACCTTCGCAAGGAACGCCGGGACCTCTTCCTGCTGGCGCTGGGCCTGCTGGCCAGCATCCCGGCACAGGCGGTGATCGGTGGCATCACCGTTCTGACCAACCTCAATCCGTGGGTGGTGGGCCTGCACTTCCTCGTTTCCATGGCCCTCGTGGTGATTGCCACGCTGCTCGTCAACCGGGCCTACGGCAGGACGGGCCGCCATGCCGGCGTCCAGCTCCCCGCCTTGCCGGGCGTTATGCGTCCGGTGGCTGCCGCCGTCGGGCTTTTCTCCGCCCTCGCCGTAATGCTCGGCGTAGTGGTGACCGGCTCCGGTCCCCACGCCGGTGACGCCGACGCGCCCCGCAACGGCCTGGACTGGGACCTGTTCTCCCACATCCATGCGGTTCCTGCGTACGTAATCACGGCCGGCACACTGTTCGCACTGGTGCTGGTCATTATCCGCCGGATCCAGGGCCCGTTCCGCACGTCCGTCCTGTTGCTGCTTGCCGTGACCCTGCTGCAGGCCGTCATCGGCTTCACCCAGTACTACAACGGCATCCCCGCGTTGCTGGTGGGCGCCCACATGCTGGGGGCGGCGCTGCTGATGAGCGCGGCAACAAACTCCGCCGACCTCGCCCGCTCGAGCCCGGTCTCTTAG
- a CDS encoding ABC transporter permease has product MTAPAGTPAQGAPATLLRRILLQGKYESLTMLRNGEQLILAVVLPLLALVGLTVTPFLDGFGASRINVAVPGILALCAMSTAFTGQGIATGFDRRYGVLRFLSTTPLGREGLIAGKVLAVLAVLCLQVAVVTLVAIPLGWQPPASGWLPGLSLLALGAVAFTALGLLVAGTVRPEATLAITNLLWILLGALGGIVIPAERLPALAQGAVHYLPSGALGEAMREAFLHGSLNGGAALILLLWTVLAGAAAIRWFKWN; this is encoded by the coding sequence ATGACGGCTCCCGCAGGCACCCCCGCCCAAGGGGCACCGGCCACGCTGCTGCGCCGCATCCTGCTGCAGGGTAAGTACGAATCACTGACGATGCTCCGGAACGGCGAGCAGCTGATCCTTGCCGTCGTCCTGCCGCTTCTGGCGCTGGTGGGGCTCACCGTCACTCCTTTCCTGGACGGTTTCGGAGCCAGCCGCATCAATGTGGCCGTCCCCGGCATCCTGGCATTGTGCGCCATGTCCACGGCCTTCACCGGGCAGGGCATCGCCACCGGCTTCGACCGGCGCTACGGTGTTCTCCGGTTCCTGTCCACCACACCCCTGGGCCGCGAAGGCCTCATCGCGGGTAAGGTACTGGCGGTCCTGGCGGTGCTTTGCCTCCAGGTGGCAGTGGTGACGCTGGTGGCGATTCCGTTGGGCTGGCAGCCGCCTGCCTCCGGCTGGCTCCCCGGACTGTCACTGCTGGCCCTGGGCGCCGTGGCGTTCACCGCGCTGGGTCTCCTGGTGGCAGGCACAGTCCGGCCCGAGGCAACCCTCGCCATCACCAATCTGCTGTGGATCCTGCTGGGCGCCCTCGGAGGGATAGTCATCCCCGCGGAACGGCTGCCCGCGCTGGCGCAGGGAGCGGTCCACTACCTGCCCTCCGGCGCACTCGGCGAGGCTATGCGCGAAGCTTTCCTGCACGGCTCGTTGAACGGCGGCGCCGCGCTTATCCTGCTGCTCTGGACGGTTCTTGCCGGAGCAGCAGCCATCCGTTGGTTCAAGTGGAATTGA
- a CDS encoding ABC transporter ATP-binding protein: MRSPESPVLSISGLIKDVGPLASLDGKMLRVVNGVSLMAERGQVTALLGANGAGKTTTIECAQGLQKRSGGSISLLGRDPGRSGADLRSRVGVMLQDGGLPPSARPIPLLRHIAGMYARPRSVDELVERLGIDTFARTSVRRLSGGQKQRLALAAALIGNPEVLFLDEPSAGLDPQSRQLVFELISELRAAGMGIILTTHLMDDAQRLADYVYIIDAGRNVAEGTVSQLLQRDPAVEAGTDHVRTLVFEAPPGLDFTGVLPDAIAVSETRAGSYVASGALTPHDLASLTAWWAAHSVMPGSMSLAARSLEDVFLDISGKDIR, encoded by the coding sequence GTGCGATCCCCCGAATCCCCGGTTCTGTCCATCAGCGGGTTAATTAAGGATGTTGGTCCGCTGGCTAGCCTGGACGGAAAAATGCTCCGGGTGGTCAACGGCGTATCCCTTATGGCCGAACGCGGCCAGGTCACGGCCCTCCTGGGCGCCAACGGAGCCGGAAAGACCACCACCATCGAATGCGCCCAGGGCCTGCAAAAGCGCAGCGGCGGCAGCATCTCGCTGCTCGGCCGGGATCCGGGCCGTTCGGGCGCTGACCTGCGGTCCCGCGTAGGCGTGATGCTTCAGGACGGCGGCCTCCCGCCGTCGGCCCGTCCCATCCCGCTGCTGCGGCACATCGCCGGAATGTACGCGCGGCCCCGCTCAGTTGACGAACTGGTGGAACGGCTCGGCATTGATACTTTCGCCAGGACCAGCGTGCGCAGGCTCTCCGGTGGGCAGAAGCAGCGTCTGGCCCTCGCCGCAGCACTGATCGGCAATCCGGAAGTCCTTTTCCTGGACGAGCCCAGCGCCGGCCTGGATCCCCAGTCCCGGCAACTGGTCTTCGAGCTGATCTCGGAACTGCGGGCGGCCGGGATGGGCATCATCCTGACAACACACCTGATGGACGACGCCCAGCGGCTGGCGGACTACGTGTACATCATCGACGCCGGCAGGAACGTCGCCGAGGGAACAGTTTCCCAGCTGCTGCAGCGGGACCCGGCTGTGGAGGCCGGCACGGACCATGTCCGCACCCTGGTGTTCGAGGCTCCCCCGGGGCTGGATTTCACCGGCGTGCTGCCCGATGCCATCGCCGTCTCTGAAACACGGGCCGGAAGCTACGTGGCCTCGGGTGCCCTGACACCCCACGATCTCGCGTCGTTGACCGCCTGGTGGGCAGCCCACAGCGTGATGCCCGGTTCCATGAGCCTGGCGGCACGAAGCCTGGAAGATGTCTTCCTGGACATCTCGGGAAAGGACATCCGATGA
- a CDS encoding heme o synthase — translation MTATVSTTDTPLNASRTRGGAGFARKAKAYFALTKPRVIELLLVSTLPTMIYAERGFPPIGLILATLVGGAFAAGSAGAFNCYLDRDIDKLMHRTENRPLVTGEVTPREALVFSWLLGAAAIVILWFGANPLAAWLGLAAIFFYVVIYTIILKRRTAQNIVWGGAAGCFPVLIAWAAVTNTVEWPAVILFMVIFLWTPPHYWPLSMRYGEDYRNANVPMLGAIAGAKVVSVQVVLYAWAMVACTLLLVPAGGAGWVYTATAVLAGAWFLYESHSLYNRAQREDISDKRAMKVFHGSISYLTLLFIALAVDPFVGSAIIG, via the coding sequence GTGACTGCCACCGTGAGCACAACAGATACGCCGCTTAATGCTTCCCGCACCAGAGGGGGAGCCGGGTTCGCCCGTAAGGCCAAGGCGTATTTCGCCCTCACTAAGCCGCGTGTCATTGAGTTGCTTCTGGTCAGCACCCTGCCCACCATGATCTACGCCGAGCGCGGCTTCCCGCCGATCGGTCTGATCCTGGCCACGCTGGTCGGCGGCGCGTTTGCTGCCGGCAGTGCCGGTGCCTTCAACTGCTACCTTGACCGCGACATCGACAAACTGATGCACCGGACCGAGAACCGTCCGCTCGTCACCGGCGAGGTGACCCCGCGCGAGGCGCTGGTGTTCTCCTGGCTGCTCGGGGCAGCAGCCATTGTTATTCTCTGGTTCGGCGCCAACCCGCTGGCCGCGTGGCTCGGATTAGCCGCAATTTTCTTCTATGTAGTCATCTACACCATCATCCTCAAGCGCCGCACCGCACAGAACATTGTCTGGGGTGGAGCCGCGGGCTGCTTCCCGGTGCTGATCGCCTGGGCCGCCGTGACCAACACCGTCGAATGGCCGGCCGTCATCCTGTTCATGGTCATCTTCCTCTGGACGCCGCCGCACTACTGGCCGCTTTCGATGCGTTACGGCGAGGACTACCGCAACGCCAACGTGCCCATGCTGGGCGCCATTGCCGGCGCCAAGGTGGTATCCGTCCAGGTGGTCCTCTACGCCTGGGCCATGGTGGCCTGCACGCTGCTGCTGGTCCCCGCCGGTGGCGCGGGCTGGGTCTACACGGCCACCGCAGTGTTGGCGGGTGCATGGTTCCTTTACGAGTCGCACTCCCTCTACAACCGGGCGCAGCGCGAAGACATCTCGGACAAGCGCGCCATGAAGGTCTTCCACGGCTCCATCAGTTACCTGACGCTGCTGTTCATCGCATTGGCCGTGGATCCGTTCGTCGGATCAGCAATCATCGGTTAA
- the tal gene encoding transaldolase, with amino-acid sequence MTTPTQQLSDAGVSIWLDDLSRSRLETGTLQKLIEEKNVVGVTTNPSIFHAAITAGTDYDAIIAAQAAAGASVEETIFEITTTDVADACDLFAPVAAATNGVDGRVSIEVDPRLAWDTAGTIAEAKHLYKKVNKDNVHIKIPATLEGLEAITATLAEGISVNVTLIFSLERYRAVINAFQSGLEQAKDNGHDLSKIHSVASFFVSRVDSEIDKRLDAIGTDEAKALKGKAGVANARLAYQVYEELFATERWALLAEAGALPQRPLWASTGVKDPAYPDTLYVTELAAPGVVNTMPEKTLDATFDHGVVTGDTVSGTYTEANATLDALDALGISYNEVVALLESEGLDKFVASWKELLGDVEGALAVARKAS; translated from the coding sequence ATGACTACCCCTACACAGCAGCTCTCCGACGCCGGAGTATCCATCTGGCTCGATGACCTTTCCCGCAGCCGCCTTGAGACCGGCACGCTGCAGAAGCTGATCGAAGAGAAGAACGTTGTTGGTGTGACCACCAACCCGTCCATCTTCCACGCCGCCATCACGGCCGGCACGGACTACGACGCCATCATCGCGGCGCAGGCAGCAGCCGGCGCCAGCGTCGAGGAGACCATCTTCGAAATCACCACCACCGACGTCGCCGACGCCTGCGACCTCTTCGCACCGGTGGCAGCAGCCACCAACGGTGTTGACGGCCGCGTGTCCATCGAAGTTGACCCGCGCCTTGCCTGGGACACGGCCGGCACCATTGCCGAAGCCAAGCACCTTTACAAGAAGGTCAACAAGGACAACGTCCACATCAAGATCCCGGCAACCCTTGAAGGCCTCGAAGCGATCACCGCGACGCTGGCCGAGGGCATCAGCGTCAACGTGACCCTGATCTTCTCGCTCGAGCGCTACCGCGCCGTCATCAATGCCTTCCAGTCCGGCCTGGAGCAGGCCAAGGACAACGGCCACGACCTGTCCAAGATCCACTCGGTTGCGTCGTTCTTCGTGTCCCGCGTGGACTCCGAGATCGACAAGCGCCTTGACGCCATCGGCACCGACGAGGCCAAGGCACTCAAGGGCAAGGCAGGCGTGGCCAACGCACGCCTGGCGTACCAGGTCTACGAGGAGCTCTTCGCCACCGAACGCTGGGCACTGCTGGCTGAAGCCGGCGCGCTCCCCCAGCGTCCGCTGTGGGCCTCCACCGGCGTCAAGGACCCGGCTTACCCGGACACCCTGTACGTGACCGAACTGGCCGCCCCCGGCGTCGTGAACACCATGCCGGAGAAGACCCTGGATGCCACGTTCGACCACGGCGTCGTCACCGGCGACACCGTCTCCGGCACGTACACCGAGGCCAACGCCACGCTGGACGCACTGGACGCACTGGGTATCTCCTACAACGAGGTTGTCGCCCTCCTCGAATCCGAAGGCCTGGACAAGTTCGTGGCCAGCTGGAAGGAACTCCTGGGCGACGTCGAAGGTGCCCTTGCCGTTGCACGGAAGGCCTCCTAA